Proteins encoded by one window of Pseudomonas sp. LS44:
- a CDS encoding LytTR family DNA-binding domain-containing protein: MNVLIADDEPLARERLSRMVGELEGYRVLEPGASNGEEALTLIDSLKPDVVLLDIRMPGLDGLQVAAKLCERETPPAVIFCTAHDEFALEAFQVSAVGYLVKPVRAENLAEALKKAERPNRVQLAALTRPAAESGQGPRSHISARTRKGIELVPLDQVLFFIADHKYVTLRHEGGEVLLDEPLKALEDEFGDRFVRIHRNALVSRDRIERLQRTPLGHFQLYLKGLNGDALIVSRRHVAGVRKLMQNL, translated from the coding sequence ATGAATGTCCTGATTGCCGATGACGAACCCCTAGCCCGCGAGCGCCTCAGCCGCATGGTCGGCGAGCTTGAGGGTTATCGCGTCCTGGAGCCTGGCGCCAGCAATGGCGAAGAAGCGCTGACGCTGATCGATAGCCTCAAGCCAGATGTCGTACTTCTCGATATCCGCATGCCCGGCCTCGATGGCCTGCAGGTCGCAGCCAAGCTCTGCGAGCGGGAAACCCCTCCGGCGGTGATCTTCTGTACCGCCCATGACGAATTCGCCCTGGAAGCGTTCCAGGTCAGCGCGGTTGGCTATCTGGTCAAGCCGGTGCGTGCTGAGAATCTGGCCGAAGCGTTGAAGAAAGCCGAACGGCCCAATCGCGTGCAACTGGCCGCGCTGACCCGTCCGGCCGCCGAGTCCGGCCAGGGCCCGCGCAGCCACATTAGCGCTCGCACCCGCAAAGGCATCGAGCTGGTGCCGCTCGATCAGGTGCTGTTTTTCATCGCCGATCACAAGTACGTGACCCTGCGGCATGAGGGCGGCGAAGTGCTGTTGGATGAGCCACTGAAGGCACTGGAAGACGAATTCGGCGATCGTTTCGTGCGTATCCACCGCAACGCACTGGTTTCCCGCGATCGGATCGAGCGACTGCAGCGGACCCCGCTCGGGCACTTCCAGTTGTACCTCAAGGGTCTCAATGGCGACGCGCTGATCGTCAGTCGTCGGCATGTTGCCGGTGTGCGCAAGTTGATGCAGAACCTCTAG
- the hemC gene encoding hydroxymethylbilane synthase — protein MMSREIRIATRKSALALWQAEFVKARLEQAHPGLQVSLVPMVSRGDKLLDAPLAKIGGKGLFVKELETALLENEADIAVHSMKDVPMDFPAGLGLFCICEREDPRDAFVSNTYASLDALPAGSVVGTSSLRRQAQLLARRPDLKIQFLRGNVNTRLAKLDAGEYDAIILAAAGLIRLGFAARIRDSISVADSLPAGGQGAVGIECRSVDAEIHALLAPLHHRGTALRVTAERALNKHLNGGCQVPIACYAELDGEQLWLRGLVGQPDGGRLLRAEAHAPASEAEALGVRVAEALLAQGAAAILEGVYGEVDHP, from the coding sequence ATCATGTCCCGCGAAATCCGTATCGCCACCCGCAAAAGTGCCCTGGCCCTCTGGCAGGCCGAATTCGTCAAGGCGCGCCTCGAACAAGCGCATCCGGGGCTGCAGGTCAGCCTGGTGCCCATGGTCAGTCGCGGCGACAAGCTGCTCGACGCGCCCTTGGCGAAAATCGGCGGCAAGGGCCTGTTCGTCAAAGAGCTGGAAACCGCGCTGCTGGAGAACGAGGCGGACATCGCCGTGCATTCGATGAAGGATGTGCCGATGGACTTTCCAGCCGGGCTGGGTTTGTTCTGCATCTGCGAACGCGAAGATCCGCGCGATGCCTTCGTTTCCAATACCTATGCGAGTCTCGACGCGTTGCCCGCTGGCAGCGTGGTGGGGACCTCGAGCCTGCGCCGGCAGGCGCAACTTCTGGCGCGCCGGCCGGATCTGAAAATTCAATTCCTGCGCGGCAACGTCAATACCCGTCTGGCCAAGCTGGATGCCGGCGAGTACGACGCGATCATTCTCGCCGCCGCCGGTTTGATCCGCCTCGGCTTTGCCGCACGCATTCGCGACAGCATCAGCGTCGCCGATAGCCTGCCGGCTGGCGGGCAGGGCGCGGTAGGCATCGAATGCCGCAGCGTGGACGCGGAAATCCATGCCCTGTTGGCGCCCTTGCATCATCGCGGCACCGCTCTGCGAGTGACGGCCGAGCGGGCGCTGAACAAACATCTGAATGGTGGCTGCCAGGTGCCGATCGCCTGCTACGCCGAGCTGGATGGCGAGCAGCTCTGGCTGCGCGGCCTGGTCGGCCAGCCGGATGGCGGCCGTCTGCTGCGCGCCGAAGCGCACGCGCCGGCGAGCGAGGCCGAAGCGCTGGGGGTGCGCGTCGCCGAAGCGCTGCTGGCCCAGGGTGCCGCCGCTATTCTCGAGGGGGTCTACGGCGAGGTCGACCACCCGTGA
- a CDS encoding heme biosynthesis HemY N-terminal domain-containing protein, with the protein MTRVRIVLIVLLVIAAAVLIGMAAAENAGYVLIAYKGFRYESSLWAFLALLAFVWLVLFGLRLLFNLMFVSGGVVNPWSQRNRRRRSQQAAEQGMLDLVEGRWARALRHLKRAAEGQAQPLIYYLGAARAAQKLDQPEESDAMLERALERQPQAELAIALAHAELLQGRGQLDTALETLSVMRERYPNHPQVLRQLQQIQQQRGDWSALQALMPELRKHKVLEDRELTALERQVWSIRLAEAGNAGLNAGETALQPLTQAWQQLPSAQRHDVQLVATYAEQLRQLGAQPEAEELLRKTLKQQYDAQLVALYGLVRGSDPMRQLQTAEGWLPAHSEDATLLLALGRLSLQNQLWGKAQEYFESSLRFDHNPQTCAELARLLARLGERERSNQLLQESLALFGQRLPNLPLPEPVRV; encoded by the coding sequence ATGACTCGTGTGCGCATCGTGTTGATCGTGCTGCTGGTGATCGCCGCTGCCGTATTGATCGGCATGGCCGCCGCCGAGAATGCCGGTTATGTGCTGATTGCCTACAAGGGCTTTCGCTACGAATCGAGCCTGTGGGCGTTTCTCGCGCTGCTGGCATTCGTCTGGCTGGTGCTGTTTGGTCTGCGGTTGCTGTTCAATCTGATGTTTGTCTCCGGTGGGGTGGTCAATCCCTGGTCGCAACGTAACCGCCGCCGGCGCTCGCAGCAGGCTGCCGAGCAAGGCATGCTGGATCTGGTCGAAGGCCGCTGGGCGCGCGCCTTGCGCCATCTCAAGCGCGCTGCAGAAGGTCAAGCGCAGCCGCTGATTTACTACCTCGGCGCGGCCCGAGCGGCGCAGAAGCTCGATCAACCGGAAGAAAGCGACGCGATGCTCGAGCGCGCGCTTGAGCGTCAGCCGCAAGCTGAATTGGCCATCGCGCTGGCGCATGCGGAGCTGTTGCAGGGCCGCGGCCAGTTGGATACGGCGCTGGAAACCTTGTCGGTGATGCGTGAGCGTTACCCGAATCATCCGCAGGTATTGCGCCAATTGCAGCAAATCCAGCAACAGCGCGGCGATTGGTCGGCACTGCAGGCGCTGATGCCGGAGCTGCGCAAGCACAAGGTATTGGAAGACCGTGAGCTGACCGCACTCGAGCGGCAAGTCTGGAGCATCCGTCTGGCTGAGGCTGGCAACGCGGGCCTGAATGCCGGCGAAACGGCGCTGCAGCCGTTGACCCAGGCCTGGCAGCAATTGCCCAGCGCGCAGCGCCACGATGTACAGCTGGTTGCCACCTACGCGGAGCAATTACGGCAATTGGGTGCGCAGCCAGAGGCGGAAGAGTTGCTGCGCAAAACCCTCAAGCAGCAGTACGACGCGCAACTGGTGGCGCTCTACGGGTTGGTGCGTGGCAGCGATCCGATGCGCCAATTGCAGACCGCCGAAGGTTGGCTGCCAGCCCATTCCGAGGATGCCACGTTGCTTCTTGCCTTGGGTCGGCTGTCGCTGCAGAACCAGCTGTGGGGTAAGGCGCAGGAGTATTTCGAAAGCAGCCTGCGATTCGACCACAACCCGCAGACTTGCGCCGAATTGGCGCGCCTCCTGGCGCGTCTGGGCGAGCGCGAGCGCAGCAACCAGCTGCTCCAGGAAAGCCTAGCGTTGTTCGGTCAGCGCTTGCCGAACTTGCCGCTGCCCGAACCCGTTCGCGTCTAA
- a CDS encoding FKBP-type peptidyl-prolyl cis-trans isomerase, giving the protein MPRPLVFCLLLLSPLLHANQEQQDLAYSLGARLGERLHQEVPDLQLEALLEGLRQAYRGEALRLDGERIEQLLAAHEANVASAPLQQARDAEDRFLATEKAKAGVHELAGGILRQELRSGNGRKPDAHGQVQVRYTGYLTDGSVFDENQTPQWFRLDSVINGWRTALQEMPSGAKWRLVIPAAQAYGADGAGDLIPPYAPLIFELELLDVKP; this is encoded by the coding sequence ATGCCGCGCCCTCTGGTTTTCTGCCTGCTGCTGTTATCGCCCCTGCTCCACGCCAACCAAGAACAACAGGATTTGGCCTACAGCCTGGGCGCACGGCTGGGCGAACGACTGCATCAGGAAGTCCCCGACCTGCAGCTCGAAGCGCTGCTCGAAGGCCTGCGCCAGGCCTACCGCGGCGAGGCGCTGCGGCTCGACGGAGAACGTATCGAGCAACTGCTCGCCGCGCATGAAGCGAACGTCGCCAGCGCGCCGTTGCAACAGGCGCGGGACGCCGAGGACCGCTTTCTCGCCACGGAAAAAGCCAAAGCCGGGGTCCATGAATTAGCCGGTGGCATCCTGCGCCAGGAGTTGCGTAGCGGCAATGGCCGCAAGCCTGACGCGCATGGTCAGGTGCAGGTGCGATACACAGGATATTTGACCGATGGCAGCGTATTCGATGAGAACCAAACGCCGCAGTGGTTTCGCCTCGACAGCGTAATCAACGGCTGGCGTACGGCATTGCAGGAAATGCCCAGCGGGGCGAAGTGGCGATTAGTGATTCCGGCGGCTCAGGCCTATGGCGCAGACGGCGCCGGCGATCTGATTCCGCCGTACGCACCGCTGATCTTTGAGCTGGAACTGCTTGACGTCAAACCCTGA
- a CDS encoding uroporphyrinogen-III synthase: protein MTAWRLLLTRPADECAALAASLAEQGVFSSSLPLLDIQPLVESAEQRALILDLDRYCAVIVVSKPAARLGIERVDRYWPQPPARQAWFSVGAATAQILSDYGLDVSYPADGDDSEALLDLPQLHAALARPDPRVLILRGEGGRELLAERLRGQGVVVDYLPLYRRLLPAYPAHALAQRIEAERLNGLVVSSGQGFEHLRQLAADAWPQLARLSLFVPSRRVADLAHEAGALTIVDCRGANAVALLAALRECPAPAF, encoded by the coding sequence GTGACGGCCTGGCGCCTGCTGCTGACGCGCCCTGCCGACGAGTGCGCGGCGCTGGCCGCCAGCCTGGCCGAGCAGGGCGTATTCAGCAGCAGCCTGCCGCTGCTCGACATCCAGCCGCTGGTGGAAAGCGCCGAGCAGCGCGCGCTGATTCTCGACCTCGACCGTTACTGCGCGGTGATTGTGGTCAGCAAGCCGGCTGCGCGTTTGGGTATCGAGCGGGTCGACCGCTACTGGCCGCAGCCACCCGCGCGGCAAGCCTGGTTCAGCGTCGGTGCGGCGACGGCGCAGATCCTCAGCGATTACGGGCTCGACGTCAGCTACCCGGCCGACGGCGACGACAGCGAAGCGCTGCTGGATTTGCCGCAATTGCACGCCGCACTGGCCAGGCCCGATCCGCGCGTGTTGATCTTGCGTGGTGAGGGTGGCCGAGAATTACTCGCGGAACGTTTGCGCGGCCAAGGCGTGGTGGTCGACTATCTGCCACTCTATCGACGTCTGCTGCCGGCCTACCCGGCTCACGCGCTGGCCCAGCGGATTGAGGCGGAACGCTTGAATGGCCTGGTGGTCAGCAGTGGGCAGGGCTTCGAGCACCTTCGCCAGCTGGCCGCAGATGCGTGGCCGCAGTTGGCGCGACTATCTTTATTCGTGCCCAGCCGGCGCGTCGCCGATCTGGCCCACGAGGCTGGAGCTCTGACTATTGTGGATTGCCGCGGTGCGAATGCCGTGGCCTTGCTGGCGGCGCTGCGGGAATGTCCCGCACCGGCCTTCTGA
- a CDS encoding TIGR02444 family protein, translating to MPSDLWSFAIHFYERAGVETACLQLQASGADVCLLLTGAWLAQRGVACTAERLQQLRTLAAPWQNRVITPVRHLREGWRELATEDQGLHGLREQLKALELAAERQLLLKLESAALGWASGAQSDPAQWLEQLAGAAAEQNRDALQMLCVAAGPA from the coding sequence ATGCCTTCTGACCTGTGGAGTTTTGCTATTCATTTCTACGAACGCGCCGGAGTGGAAACGGCGTGCTTGCAATTGCAGGCGTCAGGCGCGGATGTGTGCTTGCTACTGACCGGAGCCTGGCTAGCCCAGCGCGGCGTCGCCTGCACGGCAGAGCGCCTGCAACAGTTGAGGACGCTGGCCGCCCCGTGGCAGAACCGGGTGATCACGCCCGTGCGGCATTTGCGCGAGGGCTGGCGTGAATTGGCGACTGAAGATCAAGGTCTACATGGCTTGCGTGAACAGCTCAAGGCGCTGGAGTTGGCGGCCGAACGACAACTACTGCTGAAACTGGAGAGTGCCGCATTGGGCTGGGCAAGCGGTGCGCAATCAGACCCTGCGCAGTGGTTGGAGCAGCTGGCCGGAGCGGCCGCAGAGCAGAACCGCGACGCACTGCAGATGCTGTGCGTCGCGGCTGGACCAGCCTAG
- a CDS encoding disulfide bond formation protein B, whose translation MSLGSPRSLFFFAALGCLVMMGAALYLEHVVGLQPCPLCIVQRICVILFGLICLIAAVHAPARGGQRVYASLALLSAAAGAATAGRQVWLQSVPADQLPACLPSLDYMMEALPFQDIVRLVLHGTADCAEVSWTLFGLSIPEWSLLGFAGMILFALYQLLRRA comes from the coding sequence ATGTCGCTGGGTAGCCCACGCTCGCTGTTCTTTTTCGCCGCCCTCGGCTGTCTGGTCATGATGGGCGCCGCTTTGTACCTTGAGCATGTGGTCGGCCTGCAGCCTTGCCCGCTGTGTATCGTCCAGCGCATCTGCGTGATTCTGTTCGGCTTGATCTGCCTGATCGCCGCCGTGCATGCCCCGGCGCGTGGTGGTCAACGCGTCTATGCCTCGCTGGCGCTGCTCAGCGCCGCGGCCGGCGCCGCCACTGCCGGGCGCCAGGTTTGGCTACAAAGCGTACCGGCCGATCAACTGCCTGCCTGCCTGCCGAGCCTCGATTACATGATGGAGGCGCTGCCCTTCCAAGACATCGTGCGCTTGGTCCTACATGGCACTGCCGATTGTGCGGAAGTGAGCTGGACGCTGTTTGGCCTGAGCATTCCGGAATGGAGCCTACTGGGCTTTGCCGGCATGATTCTGTTCGCCCTCTACCAGCTGCTGCGGCGCGCCTAA
- the rsd gene encoding sigma D regulator: MLESCQNAQERWGGVNLLIDRWLQERHDLVAAFGVLQDNPPPAAANHEAVQQFCEILVDYVSAGHFEVYEQLNGEAKAFGDQRGLELAKQIYPRIEAITEAALSFNDRCDNGDCRDTVSLGTELKRLGQLLHERFELEDCLIEVLHNSHRQSASAEA, encoded by the coding sequence ATGCTCGAGAGCTGTCAGAACGCCCAAGAACGTTGGGGTGGTGTGAACCTGCTGATCGATCGCTGGTTGCAGGAGCGCCATGACTTGGTAGCTGCCTTCGGAGTACTGCAGGATAATCCGCCACCGGCCGCCGCCAACCACGAAGCCGTGCAGCAGTTCTGCGAGATTCTCGTGGACTACGTGTCTGCCGGCCACTTCGAGGTTTATGAGCAATTGAATGGCGAGGCCAAGGCGTTTGGCGATCAGCGTGGTTTGGAACTGGCCAAGCAGATATACCCGCGCATCGAAGCCATCACCGAGGCGGCTCTGTCCTTCAACGATCGCTGCGACAACGGCGACTGCCGCGATACGGTCTCGCTCGGTACCGAATTGAAGCGTCTCGGCCAATTGCTCCACGAGCGTTTCGAACTCGAAGATTGCCTTATCGAAGTGCTGCACAATTCCCATCGGCAAAGCGCTTCTGCAGAGGCCTGA
- a CDS encoding sensor histidine kinase: protein MRTDSNNFQRPGAPQDDFFLPELCLPEALLALVLLAELLVLVLVLAEPMQPTFNWVRLALTSLFVQWNVLLSAAVLCRLRPLLSRTRAAYAGMLCCLIVLLLALGCTAVADFYDLGGPLPGSGELNLYLRHGMISLIMSALLLRYFYLQSQWRRQQQAELRARIESLQARIRPHFLFNSLNSIASLVVIDPHKAEQAVLDLSDLFRASLAKPGSLVPWSEELALSKRYLSIEQYRLGERLQMEWQVDGVPDDLPIPQLTLQPLLENALIYGIQPRIEGGLVRVEADYRDGIFSLTVSNPYDEGASRLASRGTQQGLVNIDARLAALFGPRASLSVDRRDGRHFTCLRYPCARLTQEARAL from the coding sequence ACTTTGCCTGCCCGAGGCACTGCTGGCCCTGGTCTTACTGGCCGAGCTGCTGGTGCTGGTGCTGGTGCTGGCTGAACCGATGCAGCCGACTTTCAACTGGGTGCGGCTGGCGCTGACCTCGCTGTTCGTGCAATGGAACGTGTTGCTCTCGGCCGCCGTGCTCTGCCGTTTGCGGCCGCTGCTGTCGCGTACCCGGGCCGCCTACGCCGGGATGCTGTGCTGCCTGATCGTGCTGCTGCTGGCGCTCGGCTGCACGGCGGTGGCCGATTTTTACGACCTCGGCGGACCGCTGCCGGGCAGCGGTGAGCTCAATCTGTATCTGCGCCACGGGATGATCAGCCTGATCATGTCGGCGCTGCTGCTACGCTACTTCTATCTGCAGAGCCAATGGCGGCGCCAGCAACAGGCCGAATTGCGCGCGCGGATTGAATCGTTGCAGGCGCGGATTCGCCCGCACTTTCTTTTTAACAGTTTGAACAGCATCGCCAGCCTGGTGGTCATCGACCCCCACAAGGCCGAGCAGGCGGTGCTGGATTTGTCCGATCTATTCCGTGCCAGTCTGGCCAAACCAGGCAGTCTGGTGCCGTGGAGCGAGGAATTGGCATTGAGCAAACGCTATCTGTCGATCGAGCAGTACCGCCTTGGCGAGCGGTTGCAAATGGAATGGCAAGTGGATGGGGTGCCGGACGATCTACCGATCCCCCAGCTGACTCTGCAACCGCTGCTGGAGAACGCCCTGATCTATGGCATCCAGCCGCGCATCGAGGGCGGTCTGGTGCGCGTCGAGGCGGACTATCGCGACGGGATCTTCAGCTTAACTGTCAGTAATCCCTACGACGAAGGCGCCAGTCGTTTGGCTTCGCGGGGGACCCAGCAAGGTCTGGTGAATATCGATGCGCGGCTTGCGGCACTTTTTGGTCCGCGCGCGAGTCTGAGCGTGGATCGCCGTGACGGGCGCCACTTCACCTGTCTACGCTATCCTTGTGCGAGACTCACGCAGGAAGCCAGAGCACTATGA
- a CDS encoding AlgP family protein encodes MSVNKKSVATPLHLLQQLSSSLLEHLESACSQALVDAEKLLAKLEKQRGKAQEKLHKARSKVQDAAKAGKAKAQGKAKEVAAELEGLLDELKSRQAETRAYIVQLKRDAQESLKLAQGVGKVKEAVSKALSSRPDSAKPAVKPAAPKSAAKPAVSKAPVKTAAKVASKPAAKPAAKPAARSAAKPAVKPAAKPAAKAAPKPVAKKPLTAAAKPAVAKPAAAKPASKAASKPAVKPPVKAAAKPASKAVAKPAAKPAAKPAGSSAAKPVAKAASKPAAKPVTKVAAKPATSKPAAKPVAQPASKSAAASSSAASKPAAPVTPTVPAVSGNGAANSAS; translated from the coding sequence ATGTCGGTCAATAAGAAATCGGTTGCAACCCCACTTCACCTGCTGCAACAGCTTTCGAGCAGCCTGCTCGAGCATTTGGAAAGTGCTTGTTCCCAGGCGTTGGTCGATGCAGAAAAGCTGCTCGCCAAGCTGGAAAAACAGCGCGGTAAAGCTCAGGAAAAACTGCACAAGGCGCGCAGCAAAGTGCAGGACGCCGCCAAGGCCGGCAAAGCCAAGGCCCAAGGCAAAGCCAAAGAGGTCGCCGCAGAGCTCGAAGGTCTCCTGGATGAGTTGAAGAGCCGCCAAGCCGAAACACGCGCCTACATCGTGCAGCTCAAGCGTGATGCGCAAGAAAGCCTGAAGCTTGCCCAAGGGGTTGGCAAGGTCAAGGAAGCGGTGAGCAAGGCGCTGAGCAGCCGCCCGGACAGCGCCAAGCCTGCGGTTAAACCGGCAGCGCCAAAGTCGGCAGCCAAACCCGCAGTCAGCAAAGCGCCCGTCAAGACTGCGGCCAAGGTAGCCAGTAAACCTGCAGCGAAACCCGCAGCTAAACCAGCGGCCAGATCTGCTGCGAAGCCTGCGGTTAAACCGGCCGCCAAGCCTGCTGCCAAAGCAGCGCCCAAGCCGGTCGCGAAGAAGCCACTTACCGCTGCCGCGAAACCTGCTGTGGCCAAGCCGGCTGCCGCTAAGCCAGCGTCTAAAGCGGCGAGCAAACCGGCCGTCAAACCGCCCGTAAAAGCGGCCGCGAAACCGGCCAGCAAAGCTGTCGCCAAGCCAGCCGCCAAGCCTGCGGCAAAACCGGCCGGCAGTTCTGCGGCCAAGCCAGTGGCTAAAGCGGCGAGCAAACCGGCCGCCAAGCCGGTCACCAAGGTTGCCGCCAAGCCCGCGACCAGCAAGCCCGCGGCAAAACCTGTCGCGCAACCTGCCAGCAAGTCTGCGGCGGCGAGCAGTTCGGCAGCCAGTAAACCGGCTGCTCCGGTCACCCCTACCGTGCCGGCTGTTTCCGGAAACGGGGCGGCGAACAGCGCGTCCTGA
- a CDS encoding uroporphyrinogen-III C-methyltransferase, translating into MSDQTLSAQDQTSPLEPSPIADSVVPPRRGNGLALVALLLAAAAAAAAGWGLWQARQLQVHDQQLLAQLQDTGAQAQALAQREQALAAQLGQLPSADELEERRRLVAQLQGDQQQLSKRLETVLGASRQDWRLAEAEHLLRLASLRLSALQDVNSATVLVRGADDILRDQDDPAAFAAREQLAKTLLALRSLAALDRTGLFLRLGALRTQAAQLNALAPAFVGQGDGQFSLTAEGDGSSRWAQWWEALSHYIRIDFNADQNIRPLLAGQSLTQVRLALTLALEQAQWAALNGQTAVYQQALKQARDVLEGSFNADNPDSQALRVHIDELIGQPVAVEMPDLAPALTAVQAYIVRRQAAEQTAPTPTPVMQEGGQP; encoded by the coding sequence GTGAGCGATCAAACACTCTCCGCGCAAGATCAAACCTCCCCGCTGGAGCCCAGCCCGATCGCCGACTCAGTCGTGCCGCCGCGCCGCGGCAATGGCTTGGCGTTAGTCGCCTTGCTGCTCGCTGCCGCCGCCGCTGCCGCCGCTGGTTGGGGGCTCTGGCAGGCGCGACAGTTGCAGGTGCATGATCAGCAGCTGCTCGCGCAATTACAAGATACCGGCGCTCAGGCTCAGGCCCTGGCTCAGCGTGAGCAGGCGTTGGCGGCGCAGTTGGGACAGTTGCCATCGGCCGATGAGCTGGAAGAGCGACGCCGTTTGGTCGCCCAACTGCAGGGCGATCAACAGCAATTGAGCAAGCGCCTGGAAACCGTGCTGGGCGCCAGCCGGCAAGACTGGCGGCTGGCCGAGGCCGAGCATCTGCTGCGTCTGGCCAGTCTGCGTCTGTCTGCCTTGCAGGATGTCAACAGCGCCACGGTGCTGGTCCGGGGGGCTGACGACATTCTCCGCGACCAGGACGATCCAGCCGCCTTTGCCGCCCGCGAGCAGTTGGCGAAAACGCTACTCGCCCTGCGCAGTTTGGCGGCGCTGGACCGCACCGGCCTGTTCTTGCGGCTCGGCGCATTGCGCACCCAGGCGGCTCAGTTGAATGCCCTCGCGCCGGCGTTTGTCGGCCAGGGCGATGGGCAGTTCAGTCTGACCGCCGAGGGCGATGGCAGCAGCCGCTGGGCGCAGTGGTGGGAGGCGCTGTCGCATTACATCCGCATCGATTTCAATGCCGATCAGAACATCCGTCCGCTGCTCGCCGGGCAAAGCCTGACCCAGGTGCGGCTGGCGCTCACGCTCGCCTTGGAACAGGCGCAGTGGGCCGCCTTGAACGGCCAGACGGCGGTCTATCAGCAGGCCCTGAAGCAGGCGCGCGACGTGTTGGAGGGTAGCTTCAATGCCGATAATCCGGACAGCCAGGCCCTGCGCGTGCACATCGATGAGTTGATCGGCCAGCCGGTAGCGGTCGAGATGCCCGATCTCGCCCCGGCGTTGACCGCGGTGCAAGCCTACATCGTGCGCCGCCAGGCTGCCGAGCAGACCGCACCGACGCCAACGCCAGTGATGCAGGAGGGGGGCCAGCCATGA